From one Dama dama isolate Ldn47 chromosome 4, ASM3311817v1, whole genome shotgun sequence genomic stretch:
- the LOC133054394 gene encoding MORF4 family-associated protein 1-like: protein MRPLDIVELAELEEVEVLEPEEDFEQFLLPVINEMRKDIAVLSREHGRAYLRNRSKLWEMDNMLIQIKTQVEASEESALNHLQNPDDGVEGRGTKRCEKAEEKAKEIAKMAEMLVELVRRIEKSESS from the coding sequence ATGCGGCCCTTGGACATCGTGGAGCTGGCGGagctggaggaggtggaggtgctGGAGCCTGAGGAGGACTTCGAACAGTTCCTGCTGCCGGTCATCAACGAGATGCGCAAGGACATCGCGGTGCTGTCCCGCGAGCACGGGCGGGCCTACCTGCGGAACcggagcaagctgtgggagatgGACAATATGCTCATCCAGATAAAGACGCAGGTGGAGGCCTCGGAGGAGAGCGCGCTCAACCACCTGCAGAATCCGGACGACGGAGTCGAGGGCCGGGGGACCAAAAGGTGCGAGAAGGCGGAGGAGAAGGCCAAGGAGATCGCGAAGATGGCAGAGATGCTGGTGGAGCTGGTGCGGCGGATAGAGAAGAGCGAGTCGTCCTGA